CTTCCAGCCAGCAATCTTTATTAAAATTCATCACCAGCGCATTAGGGTCAACGGCAGGCGCGCTAACGCCTGCAGAACCGGTAGGCATCTGGCTGTTAGCCGTATTGTCCACGGGCGCCTGTGAAGGCGACACGGCTACGGGCTGCGTGTTAGCTGCGGCATTAGTCGCCGGGGCCGATGGCGCTGCTGGGGTGTTCGACGCCACAGGAGCAGAATTTTCAACAGGTGCCTGAGCACCTGTATCAACCGGCACGCTCTGGGCAGACGTATTGTCTGCCGGCGTGCTGTCATTGCTGTTATCACCCAGCGGGATAGACTGGCTGTTATCCCCGCTGGAGACCGAGTTTTGATCGGCCATTGATACCAGGTCATCCTGAGCCGCCTTGTGGTTTTGCCACCACCAGGCGCCTGTCAGTCCAACTACGACGAACAGTACCAGCCAGGTGAAGATCATTAACCAGCCGTCACGCTTTTTACGGCGTTTTCCCAGTGAAAAGCTCTGCATCGGCTCCACTTTTGCGGCACGAACAGGCGCCTGCTTAGCCATCATCGGCAGCAGTTCCTCTTCTGGCACATGCACCAGACGGGCATAAGAACGGATATAACCACGCAGGAAGGTCGATGCCAGATCGGCAGGCGCCTTGTCCTCTTCGAGATCCCGGACGGTGGAAAGTTTCAGGCAGAGGCGCTCAGCAACATTCTGCTGGGTCAGTCCCATTTGCTCACGGGCACTGCGCAGGCGCTCGCCTGTTGAATTTACTGCTGATTTATCTTGAGTGGCTTCAGTATTCATTAGCTAAATAATGCAGATGCTGTTTCGATTGTGGAAAATTTCGCGCCAGCTGCTGCCCCGCCTGCTTAATGCGTTCGGGGTGCTGCGCCAGCGCGGCGAAGCGAATCTCTAACCACAGACTCTCTGCCGAAGCAGAAAAATTATGGTGATAAACATCTAAAAGGAGCCGCGATATTTCGTGCTCATTCTTTCCAAATCGCCTTTCGGCTTCTGCCAGCAAAACTCTGCCTTTGTCCACAGCGTTTTGTGTCGCCTCAGTCAGCGCGATACGTGCCTTATCCTGCTCTCCGGCCTGCAGATAACAGTAGCCGGCATTTTCCCTTGCATCGGCACGTACGCCGTTTTCAGGGAGTTCAGCGGCTTTGCTGAACTGCTGTTGAGCCGCATCATACTGCCCTAAACTACAGAGAAACGCACCGTAATTATTGATTACGTCGCGGTTTTGTCCCGCCAGCAGCAGCGCCTTCCGGTAATGCTCGCTGGCAGCCCCTCTGTCCTCTGAACGCTGGTAAAACCGCGCCAACGCCAGATGAGTACGATAATCCTGCGGCGATAAGGTCACTGCCTGCTGCAGATTACGCTGAGCGGCGGGCAAATTATCCCTTGCCAGATAATCAAGCCCCAGCTGCAGCCGGATCTGAGTCAGTTCGCCAGGGTACTGAGTCTGCTGGCAACCTGTGAGTAACAGAAGTGCCAGCCAGAGTGGGAATCCTTTGCCCATGTTGCCTCCTGATTTGCGTCAGGCGATATAGTACGCCTTTCAAATCAGGGCTGACAGCGACTGCCAGCGTTGACGCTCAGGTTTCAGAGCGCTTTCACAGAAATGGATTCACCGGCCATTTTTTTACGCAATGTCCGTTTGGTACGGTCAATCACTTCCCCGGCCAGCTGCCCACAGGCGGCATCGATATCGTCGCCACGCGTCTTACGCACAATAGTGGTAAAACCGTAATCCATCAACACTTTAGAAAAGCGGTCGATGCGACTGTTCGAACTGCGACCATAAGGTGCCCCCGGGAAGGGGTTCCACGGGATCAGGTTGATTTTGCACGGGGTGTTCTTTAACAGTTCCGCGAGCTCATGAGCATTGTCCGTGCTGTCATTCACATGATCCAGCATAACGTACTCAATCGTAACCCGGCCCTGATTGGCGTTAGATTTTGCAATGTAACGGCTGACCGCGCCCAGGAACGTCTCGATATTGTACTTTTTATTGATCGGCACAATTTCGTCACGGATCGCGTCATTCGGTGCATGCAGTGAGATTGCCAGCGCAACGTCAATCATGTCGCCCAGTTTATCCAGCGCAGGGACCACGCCAGAAGTTGAAAGCGTAACTCGGCGTTTAGACAGGCCAAACCCAAAGTCATCCAGCATGATTTCCATCGCTGGTACAACATTCTTCAGATTGAGCAGAGGCTCGCCCATGCCCATCATGACCACGTTAGTGATTGGCCGCTGACCAGTGACTTTAGAAGCCCCTATGATTTTTGCTGCACGCCAGACCTGACCAATAATTTCGGAAACACGCAGGTTACGGTTAAATCCTTGCTGAGCCGTGGAACAGAACTTACATTCCAGTGCGCAGCCAACCTGCGAAGAGACGCAGAGAGTGGCACGATCTTTCTCAGGGATGTATACGGTTTCAACCTGTTGACCGCCCACGTTAATGACCCATTTGATGGTGCCATCGGTTGAGCGATGTTCTTCAGACACTTCCGGTGCGCGGATTTCGGCCAGCTCTTTCAGCTTGCCGCGGAAAACTTTATTGATGTCGGTCATCTCATCAAAATCATCACTGCAGTAATGATACATCCACTTCATCACCTGATCGGCACGGAAAGGTTTCTCGCCCAGACTGGCAAAAAACTCGCGCATTTGCTGACGATTCAGATCGAGCAGGTTGATTTTTTCTTTGTTTGGCGTGGTGATGACGGGTGATGCGGACGACGGAGTCAAAATTTGTTCAGACATAATATTCTCTGGCCTCGTTATTACACGTTATGGCTCTGGGGGACGAAAAGTAGTTACCCTTGGGACATCAGACTGCATGGCATTGGCAACGGTGTGGCTCCCAATAAGTTTAGTAAACCTTTGGGTAAGTGAGCGCAACCAACTCACCGGCAAATTGAACGACCTCAGGTAAAGAAGCGCCCCTGATGAGCAGGCTCATATCAGGGGCGCATTATAATACTAGCGTGAGGCAGCAGGTTAAAGTGCGTTACGGAAATAAATTGTAAACGCCCTGCTTCCCGTGCCGGGTATTAACGGGTGCGTGGGCAAACTTCGCCTTCGCCGAAGAAGTAAGCGATTTCACGGGCAGCAGACTCAGCAGAGTCAGAACCGTGGGTCGCGTTCTCGGTGAAGCTGTCAGCGTAATCTGCACGCAGAGTACCCGCCAGAGCGTTAGCCGGGTTAGTTGCGCCCATCAGGTCACGGTGACGCTGAACGGCGTTCTCGCCTTCCAGTACGGAAACTACAACCGGGCCAGAAGTCATGAACTCTACCAGACCGTCGAAGAACGGCTTGCCCTGGTGCTCAGCGTAGAAACCTTCAGCCTGCTCTTTGCTCAGGTGCAGCATTTTGCTGCCTACAATTTTGAAGCCAGCGCTTTCAAAACGGTTGAAGATGGCACCAATAACGTTTTTTGCCACCGCGTTCGGTTTTACGATAGAAAAAGTACGTTCGATAGTCATATGGACCCCTGTTTGATGTCGAATTTGGCCGGTGGAAAGGCTCCCCGGCCTGGAAAATGGCGCCGATTATAGGGGGCATCGCCGCCCTTGCCTATCGGAGATTCAACAAATTACTAAAAAAAGCCGATCTTTAAATCCACAATTTTACAGCGGTTTTGTTTACCAAACTCACAATCACTCCAAAGTAAAAGTGGCTGCGGCGACTTGCCCACCTTCATCCAGCACCGTTAACTGGTAACTTCCGGCTTTGGACAGCGATAAACTCATCCTGTTTTGGGACTTTTCAGACGCAAGCGGTTTGCCGTCAAGGAACCACCAGCGTTGAGTTCCCTGGCCTCCCTGAACACTGGCCTCAGTTTCGAGCGCGCTTTTACCCGGTAGCCGGTGAAAGAGTTGTCCCTCACGCACACCGGTTAAAACCAGCGGTACCGCATTGCCAATTTCCAGCGGCGGACACTCTGGATCAACTGCGGGTAACCGCTGGGCTCTTCTTTCCGCACGGGGAAGCCAGGGTTCGAGTGGCAGAGGCCACAGGACGCGGCTTTCTAACCTGGCCTGCGGGCAATCCGCAGCAACCCGCAATCCCGCCTTATTAACCCAGACAGGCTGACGCAAACCCGCGAGATTCTCCTGGCCCGTTGCCAGTAATGTAGGGGGTGCTGTGCCCTCCAACAGCCAGCTTTTTCTCCGCTGACGGCAGTTGTTGTCCCCCTGCTCCAGAGCCTGCCCGCCTGGCCAGCACAAAGAAGCAGCCGTTACCGAAGCAGGACGTGGATCGGCCGGAAGCCAGTTGCCCCGAACACCCGGAGATGTCGCTACCATGTTATTGATTTGATTAAGCACGGGGACGGCGCTTGCAAAACCATACTGCCCGGCAACCGGCGTTCCATCAGGCCTTCCGACCCAGACACCAATGACATACCGGGGCGTAATACCTACCGCCCAGGCATCACGATAGCCATAACTGGTGCCCGTTTTCACCGCCAGTGGCGCTACGCCAGGTAAAAGGTCATCACTCACGGGTTTTGCCTCACCGGCCAGAATGCGGCGAATAATCCATGCCGAGCCGGGCGAAAGTAAGGGCCTTTCCATCAGCGGTTGCTGCGGCATAAAACGCAAACCAGTAGCCTGCCCTTTACGGGCAAAAGCACTGTAGGCCGCGACAATTTCATCCATTCTTGCGCCGGTTCCTCCCAGCACCAGAGAAAGATTAGGCTCTGCGGCCGGTGGGAAACGTAACCTCAACCCGACATTGCGCAGTCTGGCGGTTAAATATTTTGGCCCCAGAGCTTCCAGCAGCTGTACAGCAGGAAGATTAAGCGAACGGGTTAAGGCTTCGCTGGCGCTGACAGGCCCGTGAAAACCGGAATCAAAGTTGCCGGGACGGTAATCTCCAAAGCGACG
This genomic window from Erwinia sp. E_sp_B01_1 contains:
- the rodZ gene encoding cytoskeleton protein RodZ — translated: MNTEATQDKSAVNSTGERLRSAREQMGLTQQNVAERLCLKLSTVRDLEEDKAPADLASTFLRGYIRSYARLVHVPEEELLPMMAKQAPVRAAKVEPMQSFSLGKRRKKRDGWLMIFTWLVLFVVVGLTGAWWWQNHKAAQDDLVSMADQNSVSSGDNSQSIPLGDNSNDSTPADNTSAQSVPVDTGAQAPVENSAPVASNTPAAPSAPATNAAANTQPVAVSPSQAPVDNTANSQMPTGSAGVSAPAVDPNALVMNFNKDCWLEVTDATGKKLFSGMQRSGGKLSLAGTAPYRLKIGAPGAVQIQYQGQPVDLSRFIRSNQVARLSVGAQ
- the pilW gene encoding type IV pilus biogenesis/stability protein PilW, with product MGKGFPLWLALLLLTGCQQTQYPGELTQIRLQLGLDYLARDNLPAAQRNLQQAVTLSPQDYRTHLALARFYQRSEDRGAASEHYRKALLLAGQNRDVINNYGAFLCSLGQYDAAQQQFSKAAELPENGVRADARENAGYCYLQAGEQDKARIALTEATQNAVDKGRVLLAEAERRFGKNEHEISRLLLDVYHHNFSASAESLWLEIRFAALAQHPERIKQAGQQLARNFPQSKQHLHYLANEY
- a CDS encoding bifunctional tRNA (adenosine(37)-C2)-methyltransferase TrmG/ribosomal RNA large subunit methyltransferase RlmN, which gives rise to MSEQILTPSSASPVITTPNKEKINLLDLNRQQMREFFASLGEKPFRADQVMKWMYHYCSDDFDEMTDINKVFRGKLKELAEIRAPEVSEEHRSTDGTIKWVINVGGQQVETVYIPEKDRATLCVSSQVGCALECKFCSTAQQGFNRNLRVSEIIGQVWRAAKIIGASKVTGQRPITNVVMMGMGEPLLNLKNVVPAMEIMLDDFGFGLSKRRVTLSTSGVVPALDKLGDMIDVALAISLHAPNDAIRDEIVPINKKYNIETFLGAVSRYIAKSNANQGRVTIEYVMLDHVNDSTDNAHELAELLKNTPCKINLIPWNPFPGAPYGRSSNSRIDRFSKVLMDYGFTTIVRKTRGDDIDAACGQLAGEVIDRTKRTLRKKMAGESISVKAL
- the ndk gene encoding nucleoside-diphosphate kinase, which gives rise to MTIERTFSIVKPNAVAKNVIGAIFNRFESAGFKIVGSKMLHLSKEQAEGFYAEHQGKPFFDGLVEFMTSGPVVVSVLEGENAVQRHRDLMGATNPANALAGTLRADYADSFTENATHGSDSAESAAREIAYFFGEGEVCPRTR
- the pbpC gene encoding peptidoglycan glycosyltransferase PbpC (penicillin-binding protein 1C), producing MMTLWRYARWLSIPLFMALLLLLADRQWPLPLRELQPARVVVAEDGTPLWRFADAQGVWRYPVTPEEVSPSYLQALLTYEDRWFWYHPGINPLSIVRAAWQDLWGREIVSGGSTLTMQVARLIDPRPRTFTAKLWQAWRAVQLEWHLSKREILTLYLNRAPFGGTVEGVGAASWTWLGKPPSQLTRSEAALLAVLPQAPSWLRPDRWPERAQAARNKVLERMVSLGVWPEEQVKEIYQEPVWLAPRQMPQLAPLFSRRLLTMSGQQKVVSTLDASMQRQIEALAAGWKNQLPPRTSMAILVVDHATMKVRAYLGSVDLDDDSRFGHVDMIGSIRSPGSILKPFVYGMALDQGLIAAESLLQDVPRRFGDYRPGNFDSGFHGPVSASEALTRSLNLPAVQLLEALGPKYLTARLRNVGLRLRFPPAAEPNLSLVLGGTGARMDEIVAAYSAFARKGQATGLRFMPQQPLMERPLLSPGSAWIIRRILAGEAKPVSDDLLPGVAPLAVKTGTSYGYRDAWAVGITPRYVIGVWVGRPDGTPVAGQYGFASAVPVLNQINNMVATSPGVRGNWLPADPRPASVTAASLCWPGGQALEQGDNNCRQRRKSWLLEGTAPPTLLATGQENLAGLRQPVWVNKAGLRVAADCPQARLESRVLWPLPLEPWLPRAERRAQRLPAVDPECPPLEIGNAVPLVLTGVREGQLFHRLPGKSALETEASVQGGQGTQRWWFLDGKPLASEKSQNRMSLSLSKAGSYQLTVLDEGGQVAAATFTLE